In the Pseudanabaena sp. PCC 7367 genome, one interval contains:
- a CDS encoding pentapeptide repeat-containing protein yields the protein MEIKSKWQVIGAIEVANDQQVAILKRGVEAWNKWREQHPKVAIDLFGIDLTGIDLHGANLSGADLSGEELRGANLQGADLSGANLQGSDLFGANLSKANLSITDLSGTDLILANLSSACVIRANFTNADLSQTDCTDADFSYSRFSKALLSMTDFTGANLTQAKLPKANLIGAIFCRTNLTQANFLEAKLLEADFDEANLKNASFYMARIERTNFKSSNLNGAFLVRTEAIETNFSNAELTGACIHGWNIDKYTNFNNLRCKYIFRDVEIPVDDQEAEYLDRVPATGEFAPGDFQKLFQKAINTVDLIFQHGIDWKAFSESFIKLQSETGEELAIAAIETRDDGSFVIRINAPVDAQKAEIEKFIYSKYKAALKEQTEKYKAMLADKDKEISNKEEIIQLYREKSTDLKQIVFKLAESQPVFNNTNTNIGRDQNTNATNSIVAGHDISGEVEIQNQE from the coding sequence TTGGAGATAAAATCTAAATGGCAAGTTATTGGGGCGATCGAAGTGGCAAATGATCAGCAGGTGGCGATCCTGAAGCGGGGGGTGGAAGCCTGGAATAAGTGGCGAGAACAGCATCCCAAGGTGGCGATCGATTTGTTTGGGATCGACCTGACGGGGATCGATCTGCATGGTGCAAACCTCAGCGGCGCTGACCTGAGTGGGGAAGAGTTACGGGGTGCTAATTTGCAGGGCGCTGATCTGAGTGGGGCAAATTTGCAAGGTAGTGACTTATTTGGAGCCAATTTAAGTAAAGCAAATCTTAGCATTACTGATTTGAGTGGTACTGATCTAATACTGGCGAATCTTAGCTCAGCCTGTGTTATTAGAGCTAATTTCACTAATGCGGACTTATCTCAAACTGATTGCACAGATGCTGATTTTTCATATTCTCGCTTTAGTAAGGCATTATTAAGCATGACCGATTTTACTGGAGCTAACCTTACTCAAGCCAAACTACCCAAGGCAAATCTTATCGGAGCCATTTTTTGCAGAACGAATCTTACACAGGCAAATTTTTTAGAAGCTAAATTATTGGAAGCTGACTTCGATGAAGCAAATCTTAAAAATGCTTCTTTTTATATGGCCAGGATAGAAAGAACAAATTTTAAAAGTTCAAATTTGAATGGTGCTTTTTTAGTAAGAACTGAAGCTATTGAAACTAATTTCAGTAATGCCGAACTTACTGGTGCGTGTATTCATGGGTGGAATATAGATAAATACACTAATTTCAATAATTTGAGGTGCAAGTATATATTTAGGGATGTAGAAATACCTGTTGATGATCAAGAAGCTGAATATCTAGATCGCGTACCCGCCACAGGTGAATTTGCACCTGGTGATTTCCAAAAACTATTTCAAAAAGCGATCAACACCGTCGATTTGATTTTTCAACATGGGATCGATTGGAAAGCATTTAGCGAATCATTCATAAAGCTTCAATCGGAAACAGGCGAAGAACTAGCGATCGCGGCGATCGAAACCAGAGATGATGGCAGCTTCGTAATTCGGATCAATGCGCCAGTAGATGCACAAAAAGCAGAGATTGAGAAATTTATTTACAGCAAATACAAGGCAGCATTAAAGGAGCAGACCGAAAAATATAAGGCTATGCTTGCAGACAAGGATAAGGAAATATCTAACAAAGAAGAAATAATCCAGCTATATCGAGAGAAAAGCACCGACTTGAAACAGATCGTATTTAAGCTAGCCGAATCACAGCCTGTTTTCAACAATACAAACACCAATATTGGCCGCGACCAGAACACTAATGCCACCAATTCGATCGTCGCTGGCCATGATATCAGCGGGGAAGTAGAGATTCAGAATCAGGAATAA
- a CDS encoding hybrid sensor histidine kinase/response regulator has protein sequence MDKEQQIRINFLDETEEYFEQVESVILGLASSIADPQDLDRAMRAAHSVKGGSAMMGFIPLSQVAHRLEDFLKILRLRHQSTTISSEIETLLLQGVDCLRNVSALHRQGNEIDQSWLDNAFAQTFEPLQDLLGDLHEDDENALLQQEEDVDPALIIFEEGVEKILDRFEQQLQTADLEQLRQELLLTADELVAFGFMANLQPFIQLCQSVQAQTKAAAVDQSPSLAKRSLVLWRRSHALVLRGSLAKLPTELDGFASVSTIANANATDQPRAIVNSVNDLAPDSVDDFSDDSLNNAIATPDQSNPIDLKSPLDFEQALELEQILAQPAQPAFEPTIQPEPTTSDRKLAVTDADLDADSSNSGKSESELEEVQSPPFSELEPELELNDFLDFSLEEDPDLTDLQAAFSTSQADLDLPELEHLAANELEALQSAFALSPGLPKDLPADLFVDPFADQAIDDLDTPPTLELELEDQFQSQLEPKLESKLEPASDQPDSQPPTISPSVSSSALTPASPASPGHKLEAQTVRVPVEQLKQFNNLFGKLVLERNTVNLRLEQLKGFVALMRQRIYQLDQSNTQLRKWYDRASLEGIVPGAEQSATQNIQKSNQPEANPANPANQTDALQDQFDALELDRYSDLHLISQEQIETIVQIKEVSTDIDLELQEMTLAVQNLNQTTQSLQGNVSRTQMLSFAEAIKRYPRAVRDLSNQFKKPVNLVIEGETTLMDRAVLEALANPLMHLLRNAFDHGIEDRQTRSAAGKPAEGTIKLSAVNRGLQTVITLQDDGGGIRLDKIRDRVLAMGLSDREVQSMSDADILNCIFEPGFSTAEQVTELSGRGMGMDIVQTALKDIRGDIQVQSKPGLGTTFILRVPFTLSILRVMLLEQAGIVFAVPADTVQEVHRLESDWVKTEQGSAYLNRDDQKIDIVFLEQHLAFRRAGKPFVMPGTPVVNQPMAIIVGEHNEGTSSLYVSRHWGEQEVTLRPIISPLPLPPGFISSIVLGDGRVVPLVDPLELVEWCMMNHGLETDAAPRSPQPEAIDLAQTPTVLIVDDSVNVRRYLALTLEKAGYQVEQAKDGQEAVDKLNSGLAVHAVVCDIEMPRLDGYGVLEAIKSKTEFEQLPIVMLTSRSNEKHRKLALNLGASAYFSKPYEEEQLLETIADFISKSALPMATAVG, from the coding sequence ATGGATAAAGAACAGCAAATCCGGATTAATTTCCTAGACGAAACAGAAGAGTATTTTGAGCAGGTCGAGTCAGTTATTTTGGGGCTTGCCTCCAGTATTGCCGACCCCCAGGATCTCGATCGCGCAATGCGAGCAGCGCACTCGGTTAAAGGTGGATCAGCAATGATGGGGTTTATTCCCCTCAGCCAGGTGGCACACCGTCTAGAGGATTTCTTGAAAATTTTACGATTGCGCCATCAGTCCACAACCATTAGTAGCGAAATTGAGACCCTACTATTGCAAGGGGTTGACTGCTTGCGTAATGTTAGTGCTCTCCACCGCCAGGGCAATGAGATCGATCAGTCCTGGTTGGACAATGCTTTTGCACAAACTTTTGAACCACTCCAAGACTTGCTCGGCGATCTGCATGAAGACGACGAAAATGCGCTCTTGCAACAAGAAGAAGATGTTGATCCGGCATTAATAATTTTTGAGGAAGGGGTTGAAAAGATTCTCGATCGCTTTGAACAACAGCTTCAGACTGCTGATCTTGAACAATTACGCCAAGAACTATTATTAACTGCCGATGAATTGGTGGCGTTTGGCTTTATGGCTAATCTCCAACCGTTCATCCAGCTCTGTCAATCGGTGCAAGCCCAAACTAAGGCGGCAGCAGTAGACCAGAGCCCATCCCTAGCTAAGCGATCGCTCGTTTTGTGGCGGCGCTCCCACGCTTTGGTATTGCGGGGTAGTTTGGCAAAATTGCCCACCGAGTTAGATGGATTCGCCAGTGTTAGTACAATTGCTAATGCTAATGCGACTGATCAGCCCAGAGCGATCGTCAATTCAGTCAACGATCTAGCTCCTGATTCAGTTGATGATTTTAGCGATGATTCATTGAATAATGCAATTGCTACTCCGGATCAGAGCAATCCAATCGATCTAAAGTCACCCCTAGATTTTGAGCAGGCGTTGGAACTAGAGCAAATTTTGGCACAACCTGCTCAACCAGCCTTTGAGCCAACTATCCAGCCTGAGCCAACCACCAGCGATCGCAAACTAGCTGTTACTGATGCCGATTTAGATGCTGATTCTAGTAATTCAGGGAAATCAGAATCAGAACTAGAAGAAGTACAATCACCGCCATTCTCTGAACTAGAACCAGAGCTAGAATTGAATGATTTCTTGGACTTTAGTTTAGAAGAAGATCCAGATTTAACCGATCTGCAAGCTGCTTTTTCTACATCCCAAGCTGATTTGGATCTACCAGAACTCGAGCACTTAGCGGCTAATGAGCTAGAAGCATTACAATCAGCTTTTGCTCTTTCTCCTGGTCTACCGAAGGATCTGCCTGCCGATCTGTTTGTGGACCCCTTTGCAGATCAGGCGATCGATGACCTAGACACCCCACCAACGCTTGAGTTAGAGCTTGAAGATCAATTTCAATCTCAACTTGAACCCAAACTTGAATCTAAACTTGAACCAGCATCCGATCAACCTGACTCACAACCACCTACGATTTCCCCCTCTGTTTCTAGCTCAGCCCTTACTCCAGCAAGTCCAGCGAGTCCAGGGCATAAACTCGAAGCCCAAACCGTAAGGGTGCCAGTCGAGCAGCTTAAACAATTCAATAATCTGTTTGGCAAACTGGTGCTAGAGCGAAATACAGTCAATTTGCGTCTGGAGCAGCTCAAAGGATTTGTAGCCTTAATGCGGCAACGGATCTATCAACTCGATCAATCTAATACGCAACTACGCAAATGGTACGATCGCGCCTCCTTAGAAGGGATTGTGCCAGGGGCAGAACAATCGGCCACCCAAAATATTCAAAAATCAAACCAACCTGAAGCAAATCCAGCAAATCCAGCAAATCAAACCGATGCACTGCAAGATCAATTTGATGCCCTAGAACTGGATCGATACAGCGATTTGCACCTGATCTCGCAAGAACAGATCGAAACGATCGTACAGATCAAAGAGGTTTCCACTGACATTGACCTAGAGTTACAGGAAATGACTCTAGCTGTGCAGAACCTGAATCAAACCACCCAATCGCTGCAAGGTAATGTCAGCCGTACTCAAATGCTGAGCTTTGCCGAGGCGATCAAACGCTATCCTCGGGCTGTCCGCGATCTGAGCAATCAATTTAAAAAACCAGTTAATTTGGTGATTGAGGGCGAAACTACCCTAATGGATCGCGCTGTACTAGAAGCGTTGGCCAATCCACTGATGCATCTGCTGCGCAATGCCTTTGATCACGGCATTGAAGATCGCCAAACCCGGAGCGCTGCGGGCAAACCAGCAGAAGGAACAATTAAACTCAGTGCCGTCAATCGCGGTCTACAAACCGTAATTACCCTCCAAGATGATGGTGGTGGCATTCGCCTAGATAAGATCCGCGATCGCGTTCTTGCTATGGGACTAAGCGATCGAGAAGTGCAAAGCATGTCCGACGCAGATATCCTCAATTGCATCTTTGAGCCTGGCTTTAGTACCGCCGAGCAGGTTACCGAGCTATCTGGACGGGGTATGGGCATGGACATTGTGCAGACAGCGCTCAAAGATATTCGCGGTGATATTCAAGTCCAGAGTAAACCAGGGCTCGGTACTACTTTTATCCTGCGTGTGCCCTTTACGCTCTCGATTCTGCGCGTGATGCTATTGGAGCAAGCTGGGATTGTGTTTGCAGTGCCAGCAGATACGGTGCAAGAAGTACATCGGTTGGAATCCGATTGGGTTAAGACAGAGCAAGGTTCAGCCTATTTGAATCGTGATGACCAAAAAATTGATATCGTCTTTTTAGAGCAGCATTTGGCATTTCGCCGCGCTGGCAAACCTTTTGTGATGCCAGGTACACCAGTGGTGAATCAACCTATGGCGATCATTGTTGGTGAACATAACGAAGGCACGAGTAGTTTGTATGTCAGTCGTCACTGGGGCGAACAAGAAGTTACGCTGCGACCGATTATTAGTCCCTTGCCGTTGCCACCTGGATTTATTAGCTCGATCGTGTTGGGGGATGGTCGGGTTGTGCCCCTAGTCGATCCGCTGGAGCTGGTGGAATGGTGCATGATGAATCATGGTTTAGAAACTGATGCCGCACCACGATCGCCCCAACCGGAGGCGATTGACCTCGCGCAAACTCCCACGGTTCTAATTGTGGATGATTCGGTTAATGTACGTCGCTATTTGGCGTTGACTTTAGAGAAAGCGGGTTATCAAGTTGAGCAAGCCAAGGATGGTCAAGAGGCAGTAGATAAGTTAAATAGTGGCCTTGCTGTCCACGCGGTTGTTTGCGATATCGAGATGCCGCGCCTGGATGGTTATGGCGTGTTAGAAGCGATCAAGAGTAAGACAGAGTTTGAGCAATTACCGATCGTCATGCTCACCTCGCGTAGTAATGAGAAACACCGCAAACTAGCTCTGAATCTTGGTGCATCGGCTTACTTCTCCAAACCCTATGAGGAAGAACAATTGCTAGAAACGATCGCCGATTTTATTAGCAAGTCTGCCCTACCAATGGCTACGGCAGTGGGCTGA